CCGTCACTCGCCTCATGTACCCGTTGACTTTCTTTGCTTCGTACAGGGCAATGAGCACCTCTTCCCGGTTTGCCATGCCGTCTGCGTATCTTTCCGCCACTTCAATAGCATTTCGGCTTCGTTCATCCGGTAGCGAGTGCCACACGCGCCTGCAGCACGCAACAGCAAAAAGCCGCAATTTCCGGTCGCTCACCTTCTCTCGCAAGAACTCCAGCCCCGGCGCCGGATCGGTTGCCGCCAACCATTCCGCTTCTGCCATCACTTCAGCGCTCCCACAGTTTGCGGTCCAGCGCCCGGAAGCCGATCGCTTCGGCGACGTGGTCCTGCGTGATGCGATCGCTCCCGGCGAGGTCGGCGATGGTGCGCGCGACGCGCAAGATACGGTCGTGGGCGCGGGCAGATAGCCCCAGCGCCTCCATCGCTTCCTTCAAGGTGGTTTGACCGTCCGCGTCGAGCACACAGTAGGTACGAATCTGCTTCGAGGTCATGCGCCCGTTCAGTCCGCCGGCCTTACTGCCGAACCGCTGAGCCTGAATCGCACGTGCCGCGAACACCTGCTCGCGCATCGCCGCGCTCCCGGTGCCGTCGCCGGGCTTCGAGAGGTCTTCAAAGGGAACGGGCGGCACTTCGATATGGAGGTCGATCCGATCCAATAGAGGGCCGGAGACGCGCCCCATGTACTTCTCGACAGCGATTGGGGCACATTTACACGGTTTCTTGGGGTCACCCAAAAAACCACAAGGGCACGGGTTCATCGCGGCGCAGAGCACGAAGTCGGCCGGGAACGTGGTCGAGTGTGCGGCGCGACTGATCGTCACGCGGCCCTCTTCGAGCGGCTGGCGCAGCGCTTCGAGGCTCCGCCGGTTGAACTCCGGCAGTTCGTCGAGAAATAGCACGCCGTGGTGCGCGAGCGAGATCTCGCCCGGTTGCGGAACACCTCCGCCGCCGACCATCCCCGCGTCGCTGATCGTGTGGTGCGGGCTGCGGAACGGCCGCGTGCAGAGCAGCGCTTCGCCCGGCTGGAGCTTCCCCACCGCGGAGTACACCCGCGTCGTCTCCAGGCTCTCGTTCGGTGTGAGCGGCGGCAAAATCGTCGGCAGCCGCCGCGCGAGCATCGTCTTTCCACTTCCCGGAGACCCAAGCATAAGGACGTTATGCCCGCCGCTCGCGGCAACGGTCAGCGCACGCTTCGCGAACTCCTGCCCCTTCACGTCCGCGAAGTCGATCGCGTACTTGTTGAGGTTCGCTTCGATGTCGTCGGTTGGAGGTGAAACCGGGTCGATCGGCGCCAACCCCGTCACGATGCCCACGGCCTCCGCGAGCGAACCGACGCCGTACACCTCCACCTCGCGCACGACGGACGCTTCGCGCGCGTTCGCCGACGGCACAATGAGTTTGTCGATTCCGCGGGCACGCGCTTCCATCGCCACCGACAGCGCGCCAACAATCGGGCGCACGGTCCCGTCGAGCGCGAGTTCCCCGACTATCGCGAACGTTTCGATCTGGTCGGCGACGATTTGCCCCAACGAAGTAATCAGACCA
This region of Gemmata massiliana genomic DNA includes:
- a CDS encoding YifB family Mg chelatase-like AAA ATPase encodes the protein MLAQLNTFALLGIDAVPVQVEVDTSPAQQPRTVIVGLPEMAVRESIHRIERALVNLGYRLPTGRTVVNLAPADLRKDAGAFDLPIALGLITSLGQIVADQIETFAIVGELALDGTVRPIVGALSVAMEARARGIDKLIVPSANAREASVVREVEVYGVGSLAEAVGIVTGLAPIDPVSPPTDDIEANLNKYAIDFADVKGQEFAKRALTVAASGGHNVLMLGSPGSGKTMLARRLPTILPPLTPNESLETTRVYSAVGKLQPGEALLCTRPFRSPHHTISDAGMVGGGGVPQPGEISLAHHGVLFLDELPEFNRRSLEALRQPLEEGRVTISRAAHSTTFPADFVLCAAMNPCPCGFLGDPKKPCKCAPIAVEKYMGRVSGPLLDRIDLHIEVPPVPFEDLSKPGDGTGSAAMREQVFAARAIQAQRFGSKAGGLNGRMTSKQIRTYCVLDADGQTTLKEAMEALGLSARAHDRILRVARTIADLAGSDRITQDHVAEAIGFRALDRKLWER